One genomic segment of Centroberyx gerrardi isolate f3 chromosome 4, fCenGer3.hap1.cur.20231027, whole genome shotgun sequence includes these proteins:
- the ric8b gene encoding chaperone Ric-8B isoform X2, whose amino-acid sequence MDLNNILSQLETDNEEEIEKLLQQYNRENSHTFTFDQKEENLRSKLCQSLLTVLGRQVQPGCQKACLETLRILSRDKRVLGPVATREGMLVLAGLARLQGGEEGGDNQNHLQEDTQTAEEERVVVEALKCLCNVVFNSVAAQQVGADVQLARGLCARLHAARTGHHEVGLFSLRLLFLLSALRPDVRGGLRRELHAVRLLTEVLEHTLDVRWVGPYEAAPPDPQALPIPAEDNERAMEALKALFNLTLSDAGDEDGDHQLRLIAAIMRHLLMLKTETEEKTEEAHSHAVNLLSNLPVSCLDVLIDVPVQGGQEEYSGKNMDSVQVLLDFMEKRIDKGSNYKEGLTPVLSLMTEGSRHHREIRRYIKAQVLPPLKDVKIRPEIGTTIRNKLVRLMTHVDMGVKQSAAEFLFVLCKESVDNLLKYTGYGNAAGLLVARGLLAGGRGETQYSDDEDSDTEEYKSAKPFINPITGHVEEPMPNPIEEMTEEQKEYEAQKLVNMFDKLSRQNLIRPMGVRKDGTLAPLDETLCQPPEDSSGSDSD is encoded by the exons ATGGATTTGAATAACATCTTGTCACAGCTTGAAACTGACAACGAAGAGGAAATCGAAAAGCTTTTGCAACAATATAATCGAGAG AATAGTCACACTTTCACCTTTGACCAAAAGGAGGAAAATCTGCGTAGT AAGCTGTGTCAAAGCCTGCTGACAGTACTTGGGAGGCAGGTGCAGCCAGGCTGTCAGAAGGCCTGCCTGGAGACCCTCCGCATCCTGTCCCGTGACAAGCGTGTCCTGGGACCTGTAGCCACCAGGGAAGGCATGCTGGTCCTGGCTGGGTTGGCCAGGCTGCAAGGTGGTGAGGAAGGAGGCGACAACCAGAATCACCTTCAGGAAGACACccagacagcagaggaggagagggtggtggtggaggcCTTGAAGTGCCTGTGCAATGTGGTGTTCAACAGTGTTGCAGCTCAGCAGGTCGGCGCAGACGTGCAGCTGGCACGCGGTCTGTGCGCGCGCTTGCATGCGGCCCGCACAGGCCATCACGAGGTGGGCCTGTTCTCACTGCGCCTTCTCTTCCTGCTGTCGGCCCTGCGACCTGATGTGAGAGGCGGCCTGCGAAGAGAGCTGCATGCTGTGAGACTGCTGACAGAGGTGCTGGAGCACACCCTGGATGTGCGCTGGGTGGGTCCGTATGAAGCCGCCCCCCCAGACCCACAGGCCCTGCCCATCCCTGCAGAGGACAATGAGCGAGCCATGGAAGCGTTAAAAGCCTTGTTCAACCTCACACTGTCTGATGCTGGTGATGAG GATGGTGACCACCAGCTCCGCCTCATCGCCGCCATCATGCGTCATCTGTTGATGCTAAagactgagacagaggagaaaacagaggaagcACACAG CCATGCTGTTAACCTGCTCAGCAACCTGCCTGTGTCCTGCCTGGACGTGTTAATCGATGTGCCTGTCCAGGGAGGCCAGGAGGAATACAGTGGAAAGAACATGGATTCAGTACAGGTGCTGCTAGACTTCATGGAGAAAAGGATAGACAAG GGTTCCAACTACAAGGAGGGTCTGACGCCAGTACTCAGCCTCATGACTGAGGGATCCAGGCACCACAGGGAGATCCGCAGATATATCAAGGCTCAG GTTCTTCCCCCACTGAAAGATGTGAAGATCAGGCCGGAGATCGGCACCACCATCAGGAACAAGCTGGTCCGCCTCATGACCCATGTAGACATGGGCGTAAAGCAGAGTGCTGCGGAGTTTCTCTTCGTGCTCTGCAAAGAGAGCG TGGACAACCTGCTGAAGTACACCGGGTATGGAAACGCAGCCGGACTCCTGGTGGCCCGAGGACTTCtggcaggagggagaggggagactCAGTACTCTGATGACGAAGACTCGGACACAGAGGAATACAAATCTGCTAAACCCTT CATCAACCCCATCACAGGCCACGTTGAGGAGCCGATGCCCAACCCCATAGAAGAGATGACTGAGGAGCAGAAGGAGTATGAAGCCCAGAAACTCGTCAACATGTTTGACAAGTTGTCAAG GCAGAACCTGATCCGGCCCATGGGGGTTCGGAAGGACGGGACACTAGCGCCGCTCGACGAAACTCTGTGTCAGCCGCCCGAAGACAGCTCGGGATCAGACTCTGACTAG
- the ric8b gene encoding chaperone Ric-8B isoform X1, with protein MDLNNILSQLETDNEEEIEKLLQQYNRENSHTFTFDQKEENLRSKLCQSLLTVLGRQVQPGCQKACLETLRILSRDKRVLGPVATREGMLVLAGLARLQGGEEGGDNQNHLQEDTQTAEEERVVVEALKCLCNVVFNSVAAQQVGADVQLARGLCARLHAARTGHHEVGLFSLRLLFLLSALRPDVRGGLRRELHAVRLLTEVLEHTLDVRWVGPYEAAPPDPQALPIPAEDNERAMEALKALFNLTLSDAGDEDGDHQLRLIAAIMRHLLMLKTETEEKTEEAHSHAVNLLSNLPVSCLDVLIDVPVQGGQEEYSGKNMDSVQVLLDFMEKRIDKQGSNYKEGLTPVLSLMTEGSRHHREIRRYIKAQVLPPLKDVKIRPEIGTTIRNKLVRLMTHVDMGVKQSAAEFLFVLCKESVDNLLKYTGYGNAAGLLVARGLLAGGRGETQYSDDEDSDTEEYKSAKPFINPITGHVEEPMPNPIEEMTEEQKEYEAQKLVNMFDKLSRQNLIRPMGVRKDGTLAPLDETLCQPPEDSSGSDSD; from the exons ATGGATTTGAATAACATCTTGTCACAGCTTGAAACTGACAACGAAGAGGAAATCGAAAAGCTTTTGCAACAATATAATCGAGAG AATAGTCACACTTTCACCTTTGACCAAAAGGAGGAAAATCTGCGTAGT AAGCTGTGTCAAAGCCTGCTGACAGTACTTGGGAGGCAGGTGCAGCCAGGCTGTCAGAAGGCCTGCCTGGAGACCCTCCGCATCCTGTCCCGTGACAAGCGTGTCCTGGGACCTGTAGCCACCAGGGAAGGCATGCTGGTCCTGGCTGGGTTGGCCAGGCTGCAAGGTGGTGAGGAAGGAGGCGACAACCAGAATCACCTTCAGGAAGACACccagacagcagaggaggagagggtggtggtggaggcCTTGAAGTGCCTGTGCAATGTGGTGTTCAACAGTGTTGCAGCTCAGCAGGTCGGCGCAGACGTGCAGCTGGCACGCGGTCTGTGCGCGCGCTTGCATGCGGCCCGCACAGGCCATCACGAGGTGGGCCTGTTCTCACTGCGCCTTCTCTTCCTGCTGTCGGCCCTGCGACCTGATGTGAGAGGCGGCCTGCGAAGAGAGCTGCATGCTGTGAGACTGCTGACAGAGGTGCTGGAGCACACCCTGGATGTGCGCTGGGTGGGTCCGTATGAAGCCGCCCCCCCAGACCCACAGGCCCTGCCCATCCCTGCAGAGGACAATGAGCGAGCCATGGAAGCGTTAAAAGCCTTGTTCAACCTCACACTGTCTGATGCTGGTGATGAG GATGGTGACCACCAGCTCCGCCTCATCGCCGCCATCATGCGTCATCTGTTGATGCTAAagactgagacagaggagaaaacagaggaagcACACAG CCATGCTGTTAACCTGCTCAGCAACCTGCCTGTGTCCTGCCTGGACGTGTTAATCGATGTGCCTGTCCAGGGAGGCCAGGAGGAATACAGTGGAAAGAACATGGATTCAGTACAGGTGCTGCTAGACTTCATGGAGAAAAGGATAGACAAG CAGGGTTCCAACTACAAGGAGGGTCTGACGCCAGTACTCAGCCTCATGACTGAGGGATCCAGGCACCACAGGGAGATCCGCAGATATATCAAGGCTCAG GTTCTTCCCCCACTGAAAGATGTGAAGATCAGGCCGGAGATCGGCACCACCATCAGGAACAAGCTGGTCCGCCTCATGACCCATGTAGACATGGGCGTAAAGCAGAGTGCTGCGGAGTTTCTCTTCGTGCTCTGCAAAGAGAGCG TGGACAACCTGCTGAAGTACACCGGGTATGGAAACGCAGCCGGACTCCTGGTGGCCCGAGGACTTCtggcaggagggagaggggagactCAGTACTCTGATGACGAAGACTCGGACACAGAGGAATACAAATCTGCTAAACCCTT CATCAACCCCATCACAGGCCACGTTGAGGAGCCGATGCCCAACCCCATAGAAGAGATGACTGAGGAGCAGAAGGAGTATGAAGCCCAGAAACTCGTCAACATGTTTGACAAGTTGTCAAG GCAGAACCTGATCCGGCCCATGGGGGTTCGGAAGGACGGGACACTAGCGCCGCTCGACGAAACTCTGTGTCAGCCGCCCGAAGACAGCTCGGGATCAGACTCTGACTAG
- the rfx4 gene encoding transcription factor RFX4, producing MHCGLLEEPDMDSTESWIERCLIESESKRYSSHTSLGNMSNDENEEKENNRASKPHSTPATLEWLEENYEIAEGVCIPRSALYMHYLDFSEKQDTQPVNAASFGKIIRQQFPALTTRRLGTRGQSKYHYYGIAVKESSQYYDVMYSKKGAAWVNETGKKEVTKQTVAYSPRSKLGTLLPEFPNVKDLNLPASLPEERVSTFIMMYRTHCQRILDTVIRANFDEVQSFLLHFWQGMPPHMLPVLGSSTVVNIVGVCDSILYKAISGVLMPTVLQALPDSLTQVIRKFAKQLDEWLKIALHDLPENLRNIKFELSRRFSQILKRQTSLNHLCQASRTVIHSADITFQMLEDWRNVDLNSITKQTLYTMEDSREEHRRLIIHLYQEFDRLLEEQSPIEAYIEWLDSMVDRCVVKVAGKRPGCLKKVAQQFLLMWSCFGTRVIRDMTLHSAPSFGSFHLIHLMFDDYVLYLLESLHCQERANDLMRAMKGEGSTAEREEEFVLTETTPTSSSPGPYSPARSVHSVGVPSAVSPTAALSPEYTGVTTTTGAVQSYTWSLTYTVTTAGGSTPEGGQQLSCMRSSAPVPPPSSAHRMPVYAHREEHGYTGSYNYGSYANQHPHSIQSQYPSLAHEPAIPAPLHYSAYHRSSAQYQLNGQMSRMEPCLMSSTPRLHPTPVAPRWPDVSPANSCYTSPPMHSSRYASSGEMYSPLGPRRNSEYEHSQHFPGFAYINGEATTGWAK from the exons ATGCATTGCGGGCTGCTGGAGGAGCCTGATATGGATTCCACAG AGAGCTGGATTGAAAGATGCCTCATTGAGAGTGAGAGCAAGCGATACTCCAGTCACACCTCCCTGGGGAATATGTCCAATGATGAAA atgaagaaaaagaaaataacagagCTTCTAAACCGCATTCGACACCGGCTACTCTGGAGTg GCTAGAAGAGAACTATGAGATAGCTGAAGGTGTGTGTATCCCCCGGAGTGCCCTCTACATGCACTACCTGGACTTCAGTGAGAAGCAGGACACGCAGCCCGTCAACGCAGCCAGCTTTGGAAAG ATTATAAGACAACAGTTTCCAGCGCTGACTACCAGAAGACTGGGGACGAGGGGGCAGTCAAA GTACCACTACTATGGCATCGCGGTGAAGGAGAGCTCTCAGTATTATGACGTGATGTACTCCAAAAAGGGAGCGGCATGGGTGAACGAGACGGGGAAGAAAGAGGTCACGAAGCAGACAGTGGCGTATTCACCACGATCCAAACTGGGGACGCTCCTGCCAGAGTTTCCAAATGTCAAAGACCTAAATTTGCCCGCCAGCCTGCCAGAAGAGAGG GTGTCAACCTTTATCATGATGTACAGAACGCACTGTCAGAGGATACTAGACACGGTCATTCGTGCCAACTTTGATGAG GTCCAAAGCTTCCTGCTGCACTTCTGGCAGGGCATGCCGCCCCACATGCTCCCTGTCCTCGGCTCCTCCACGGTGGTTAACATTGTCGGTGTCTGTGACTCCATCCTCTACAAGGCCATCTCTGGGGTGCTGATGCCCACCGTCCTGCAAGCACTGCCTGACAG TTTGACTCAGGTTATTCGAAAATTTGCCAAACAGCTTGATGAGTGGCTTAAAATAGCACTTCACGACCTACCTGAAAACCTGAGGAATATCAAGTTTGAAT TATCCAGAAGATTTTCTCAGATTCTAAAGCGGCAAACATCATTAAACCATCTATGTCAG GCATCGCGAACTGTGATACACAGTGCCGACATCACGTTTCAAAtgctggaggactggaggaatGTGGACTTGAACAGCATCACCAAGCAGACACTTTACACCATGGAGGACTCACGAGAGGAGCACAGGCGGCTTATTATCCACT TGTATCAGGAGTTTGACCGTCTGTTGGAGGAGCAGTCTCCCATTGAGGCCTACATTGAGTGGCTAGACTCCATGGTGGACCGCTGTGTAGTCAAG GTGGCGGGGAAGAGGCCCGGGTGCCTGAAGAAGGTGGCCCAACAGTTCCTGCTGATGTGGTCGTGCTTCGGTACCAGAGTCATCCGGGACATGACCCTCCACAGTGCACCCAGCTTTG gTTCCTTCCACCTGATCCATCTCATGTTTGATGATTATGTGCTTTACCTGCTGGAGTCGCTGCACTGCCAGGAGAGGGCCAACGACCTGATGAGGGCCATGAAGGGAGAGGGCAGCACAG cagagagagaggaggaatttGTGCTGACAGAAACCACACCCACCTCCTCGTCTCCAGGACCCTACTCCCCAGCTCGGTCGGTCCACTCAGTGGGCGTCCCCTCGGCCGTCTCCCCCACAGCGGCCCTGTCCCCCGAGTACACCGGAGTCACCACCACCACAG GCGCTGTTCAGTCATATACCTGGTCCCTTACATACACAGTGACAACAGCAGGCGGCTCCACTCCAGAAGGCGGACAGCAGCTGTCCTGTATGCGCAGCAGTGCTCCAGTGCCCCCTCCGTCCTCTGCCCATCGGATGCCAGTCTACGCCCACAGGGAAGAGCATGG CTATACTGGTAGCTACAACTATGGCAGCTATGCGAACCAGCATCCGCACTCCATCCAGAGCCAGTATCCCAGTCTGGCCCATGAGCCGGCCATCCCCGCCCCCCTCCACTACTCCGCCTACCACCGCTCATCTGCACAG tACCAGCTCAACGGCCAGATGTCTCGAATGGAGCCTTGCTTGATGAGCAGCACTCCTCGGTTGCACCCCACACCTGTCGCCCCCCGGTGGCCAGACGTCTCACCTGCCAACAGCTGTTACACCAGCCCACCTATGCACTCATCCCGCTACGCCTCCTCTGGGGAAATGTACTCCCCTTTGGGCCCACGCAGGAACTCAGAGTATGAACACTCACAACATTTCCCTGGCTTTGCCTATATCAATGGAGAGGCCACCACAGGCTGGGCTAAATAG